The following proteins come from a genomic window of Eretmochelys imbricata isolate rEreImb1 chromosome 11, rEreImb1.hap1, whole genome shotgun sequence:
- the LOC144272342 gene encoding rac GTPase-activating protein 1-like — translation MARERGGPLLAQLARLARLLEQSCGVEEDCSRVARGFEACRQRCCRLGLDLRRAREQLLAAESECSALRVKLKHARNQVEVEMGKRQRAEAELEKQERKLQLIFDFLMQESPRAALSEGQRSALVLLEGPQLGTALVPGRRLSAVDESCTSLTSHSDISYDRTEDDVDLDLMVVKPLKQKSRERPRSSLAPLIGPVVAAKRTRPPVLPAAGASEPLVTLSAGPVAEDRGPDRSRLPVATVPMLGRRSHLGRRLSTLTGRPVIRPEPCAGCGARARFGRVVLRCKQCLLLAHPECRGRCPPLCAPGPRPQPRQGVLADFAPPTAPLVPALVVHCVSEVERRGLTETGLYRVPGAEPLVREWRQKLLRAKGALPSLGRVGDVHVVCGVLKDFLRGLEEPLVTFRLHPVFLRAAEIPDEAACQAALCHVVSKLPPANRDTLAFLMLHLLRVARSPECRMDALNLARVFGPTLVGHGTSSPTPLAILQDTPQQCEVMVRLLSLPPEFWRPFVGTELENLVPAATSDPLALDRRERLFRPLSSPEMNSTQLSPTGGCFPDPLRSCMGTVPAPLPASGPRKMGRFFPSLL, via the exons ATGGCGCGGGAGCGCGGCGGGCCCCTCCTGGCCCAGCTGGCCCGGCTCGCCCGGCTCCTGGAGCAGAGCTGCGGCGTGGAGGAAG aCTGCAGCCGCGTCGCCCGCGGCTTCGAGGCCTGCCGGCAGAGATGCTGCCGGCTGGGGCTGGACCTGCGCCGGGCCCGCGAGCAGCTGCTGGCGGCGGAGAGCGAGTGCTCGGCGCTGCGGGTGAAGCTCAAACACGCCCGCAACCAGGTGGAGGTGGAGATGGGGAAGCGGCAGCGGGCCGAGGCCGAGCTGGAGAAGCAG GAACGGAAGCTGCAGTTGATCTTTGACTTCCTGATGCAGGAATCCCCCCGTGCCGCCCTGAGCGAGGGGCAGCGCTCGGCCCTGGTCCTGCTCGAGGGGCCGCAGCTGGGCACCGCCCTGGTGCCAGGGCGCAG GCTGTCCGCAGTGGACGAGTCGTGCACCTCGCTCACGTCCCATTCCGACATCAGCTACGACCGCACCGAGGACGACGTG GACCTGGACCTGATGGTGGTGAAACCCCTGAAGCAGAAGTCCCGGGAGCGCCCG CGCTCGTCTCTGGCCCCCCTGATCGGCCCCGTGGTCGCAGCAAAGCGCACGCGCCCCCCCGTGCTGCCAGCCGCCGGC GCGAGTGAGCCCCTGGTGACGCTCTCGGCGGGGCCCGTCGCTGAAGACCGAGGCCCGGACCGGAGCCGGCTGCCCGTGGCCACGGTGCCCATGCTGGGCCGACGCTCGCACCTGGGCCGACGCCTCTCCACGCTGACAGGTCGCCCC GTGATCCGCCCCGAGCCCTGCGCCGGCTGCGGTGCCCGGGCCCGCTTCGGGCGGGTGGTGCTGCGATGTaagcagtgcctcctgctggcccacCCCGAGTGCCGCGGGCGCTGCCCCCCCCTCTGCGCCCCgggcccccggccccagccccggcag GGCGTCCTGGCCGACTTCGCGCCCCCCACGGCCCCCCTGGTGCCCGCCCTGGTGGTTCACTGCGTGAGCGAGGTGGAGCGCAGAGGCCTGACGGAG acAGGGCTGTACCGGGTGCCTGGCGCGGAGCCGCTGGTGCGGGAATGGAGGCAGAAGCTGCTGCGGGCCAAGGGGGCGCTGCCCTCGCTGGGCCGCGTGGGCGACGTGCACGTGGTGTGTGGGGTGCTCAAGGACTTCCTGAGGGGCCTCGAGGAGCCGCTGGTCACCTTCCGCCTGCACCCCGTCTTCCTGCGGGCCGCCG agaTCCCGGACGAGGCCGCCTGCCAGGCAGCCCTGTGCCACGTGGTGAGCAAACTGCCCCCCGCCAACCGGGACACGCTGGCCTTCCTAATGCTGCATCTGCTGAG GGTCGCTCGGAGCCCCGAGTGCAGGATGGACGCACTGAACCTGGCCCGGGTCTTCGGGCCCACGCTGGTGGGGCACGGCACGAGCAGCCCCACGCCCCTGGCCATCCTGCAGGACACGCCCCAGCAGTGCGAG gtgATGGTTCGTCTCCTGTCGCTGCCGCCCGAGTTCTGGAGGCCCTTCGTGGGGACGGAGCTGGAGAACCTGGTGCCCGCGGCCACGAGCGACCCCCTGGCGCTGGACAGACGGG agcGGCTCTTCCGCCCCCTCTCGTCCCCCGAGATGAACTCGACTCAGCTGAGCCCGACTGGCGGCTGCTTCCCCGACCCGCTGCGGAGCTGCATGGGCACCGTGCCCGCCCCCCT GCCGGCGTCGGGCCCCAGGAAGATGGGCCggttcttcccctccctgctgtaG